From one Candidatus Eisenbacteria bacterium genomic stretch:
- a CDS encoding DUF6485 family protein, producing the protein MVDCPSQKNNLKNCTCTYEPCARKGNCCECIAYHRKSDEAPGCLFPTAAERTYDRSLRNLAKTVRG; encoded by the coding sequence ATGGTTGATTGCCCGTCGCAGAAGAATAACCTGAAGAACTGTACGTGCACGTACGAACCCTGCGCGAGAAAAGGAAATTGTTGCGAGTGCATAGCGTACCACAGAAAGAGTGACGAGGCGCCGGGCTGTCTCTTTCCGACGGCAGCGGAGAGAACCTACGATAGGTCGTTGCGAAACCTTGCCAAGACCGTCAGGGGCTAG
- a CDS encoding Ig-like domain-containing protein, whose translation MHCERASSWVLIALFVSLLVVGAGCGKEDTSEPDVDTTPPIVSSATGIDVYHVEVVFNEKVEESSSENSSHYSITPAGGGSPVTISSVVLLADEKTVSIETSAQASVSYVLSVTAVKDLAGNAMGTQTLGFEGSSELDTTAPVVASTDPEDGERGVDTTATVTAEFSEKMNRTSVETSFYVQRASGGGNLAGSFVWEAGDTRVVFTPASHLGNYATYYAGVNTGATDVTGNHLASAYAWSFVTGDAGAVSGTIEYSGTPPYTSVNIVVFRDLGFRDPVASAIMDGPGSYTIDPVPPGTCYVGAFMDLNLSGEPDAGEPCGMYDTDDDAQPDPITVSAGHTRSGVNFELEYQFQYSTISGTVSKGEVTESDTTYVVFFADDPTQGGAGEPVDVQVLPLGFGAYTSSPLFFGCYYVMCYMDTNHNHKLDPDEGPPIEPVGIYGELVGEEPVLTPILLITDTVGINMTLFYFPSSP comes from the coding sequence ATGCATTGTGAAAGAGCGAGTTCCTGGGTTCTGATCGCGCTGTTTGTGAGCCTTCTCGTAGTGGGGGCCGGCTGTGGAAAAGAGGACACATCCGAGCCCGACGTGGACACCACGCCTCCCATTGTCAGTTCGGCCACGGGAATTGATGTGTACCACGTGGAAGTTGTCTTCAACGAGAAGGTCGAGGAGAGTTCGTCAGAGAACTCGTCCCACTACTCAATAACGCCCGCCGGCGGTGGCAGTCCGGTTACGATTTCGAGCGTGGTGCTTCTGGCTGACGAGAAGACAGTGTCCATCGAGACTTCCGCCCAAGCGTCCGTTTCTTACGTTTTGTCTGTGACGGCCGTGAAGGACCTGGCGGGCAATGCCATGGGCACTCAAACGCTCGGGTTCGAGGGCAGCAGCGAACTGGACACGACTGCCCCGGTCGTGGCAAGCACTGACCCGGAGGACGGCGAGCGCGGTGTGGACACTACGGCCACGGTCACGGCGGAGTTCAGTGAGAAGATGAATCGCACTTCCGTTGAAACCAGTTTTTACGTCCAGCGGGCTTCCGGCGGTGGAAACCTGGCCGGGAGTTTCGTGTGGGAGGCCGGCGACACGAGGGTCGTCTTTACGCCTGCCAGTCATCTGGGGAATTACGCAACGTATTACGCCGGCGTCAACACAGGTGCAACTGACGTGACGGGGAATCATCTTGCTTCGGCGTACGCATGGAGCTTTGTTACAGGGGACGCCGGCGCTGTCTCCGGAACCATCGAGTACTCCGGGACGCCTCCATACACGTCGGTGAACATAGTCGTATTCAGAGATCTCGGTTTTAGGGATCCGGTCGCATCTGCCATCATGGACGGGCCGGGCAGCTACACCATCGACCCCGTTCCGCCGGGCACCTGCTACGTAGGCGCGTTCATGGATCTCAATCTCTCCGGGGAGCCTGACGCCGGCGAACCGTGTGGCATGTACGATACCGACGATGATGCCCAACCCGACCCGATCACTGTCTCTGCCGGCCACACTCGGAGCGGAGTGAATTTCGAGCTCGAGTATCAATTCCAGTATTCCACCATCTCCGGTACGGTGTCGAAGGGAGAAGTGACGGAATCAGACACGACCTATGTTGTGTTCTTTGCGGATGATCCGACCCAGGGGGGCGCCGGGGAACCGGTTGACGTGCAGGTTTTGCCCTTGGGGTTTGGAGCCTACACCAGTTCACCGTTGTTCTTTGGCTGTTACTATGTGATGTGCTACATGGACACGAATCACAATCACAAACTTGATCCGGACGAAGGACCGCCGATCGAGCCGGTGGGCATCTACGGCGAGCTTGTGGGCGAAGAGCCGGTGTTAACGCCGATTCTTCTGATTACGGACACGGTCGGAATCAACATGACGTTGTTCTACTTTCCCTCTTCTCCGTAA
- a CDS encoding glycosyltransferase family 4 protein, whose translation MKICFLGDASMNHVARWVNYFVDRGHDCFVISLEMGQKFKCPFHHVHMPPLPPFAKYPLSALLVSSLVRSFDPDVMNALFIPNYGLVAAILNARPLVVTTMGSDVLVAPKKSPFHRWRTRYVLSKADLVTSDAWMMTEKIISFGIEAGRVLTVPMGVDSTIFNMEGRTPHSMKEPLIVSTRQLGPLYNVSQLVDAIPEILRAVPGARFVIAGTGSEQQKLVEATKRYAISASVSFPGWLDPLQLSSLLKEATIYVSTSTSDSTSVSLLEAMACGTFPVVSNIAGNREWIENGINGLLFGLGGPSPLGKAIVGALSNEQLIASATGKNKEIIEKKAIWTDNMSVVEGALAVLGK comes from the coding sequence ATGAAAATCTGTTTTCTCGGTGACGCTTCGATGAATCATGTGGCAAGGTGGGTGAACTACTTCGTTGATAGAGGACATGATTGCTTCGTGATCAGCCTGGAAATGGGCCAGAAGTTCAAGTGTCCATTTCATCACGTGCACATGCCTCCGCTTCCCCCCTTCGCCAAGTATCCTCTTTCCGCCCTCCTGGTTTCGAGCCTGGTGCGCAGCTTCGACCCCGACGTGATGAACGCCCTCTTCATACCGAACTACGGTCTTGTTGCGGCCATACTCAACGCCAGGCCGCTCGTCGTAACCACGATGGGTTCGGACGTTCTTGTCGCTCCGAAGAAGAGTCCATTTCATCGCTGGAGGACAAGATACGTGCTCTCCAAGGCCGACCTCGTCACCTCCGACGCGTGGATGATGACGGAGAAGATAATCTCCTTCGGAATCGAGGCCGGAAGAGTGCTCACCGTACCCATGGGTGTCGACAGCACAATATTCAACATGGAGGGAAGGACCCCGCACTCCATGAAGGAACCCCTGATCGTGAGCACGAGGCAGCTCGGACCGCTTTACAACGTCTCACAGCTCGTCGACGCCATCCCAGAGATCCTGAGAGCGGTCCCGGGGGCCAGATTCGTAATCGCCGGCACCGGCTCGGAGCAGCAGAAGCTGGTCGAGGCGACGAAGCGTTACGCCATATCGGCATCCGTGAGCTTCCCGGGATGGCTGGACCCTCTTCAACTCTCGTCTCTTCTCAAAGAGGCCACGATCTACGTCTCGACCTCGACGTCAGACAGCACGTCCGTTTCTCTTCTCGAGGCCATGGCCTGCGGCACGTTCCCCGTCGTGAGTAATATTGCAGGAAACAGGGAGTGGATTGAGAATGGAATAAACGGGCTTCTCTTCGGGCTAGGAGGCCCTTCCCCGCTTGGCAAGGCAATCGTAGGTGCATTGTCTAACGAGCAACTCATCGCTTCTGCCACGGGAAAGAACAAGGAGATCATCGAGAAAAAGGCAATCTGGACCGACAACATGTCGGTCGTGGAGGGCGCGCTTGCAGTGCTCGGCAAGTGA